Proteins encoded in a region of the Kryptolebias marmoratus isolate JLee-2015 linkage group LG14, ASM164957v2, whole genome shotgun sequence genome:
- the enc1 gene encoding ectoderm-neural cortex protein 1, protein MKMSVCVHENRKSRASTGSMNIYLFHKSSYADSVLMHLNALRQQRLFTDVLLHAGSRSFPCHRAVLAACSRYFEAMFSGGLRESQASEVDFRDSIHPEVLELLLDYAYSSRVVINEENAESLLEAGDMLEFQDIRDACAEFLERNLHPSNCLGMLLLSDAHQCTKLSELSWGMCLSNFPAICKTEDFLQLPKDMVVQLLSHEELETEDERLVYEAALNWINYDLERRHCHLPELLRTVRLALLPAIFLMENVSTEELINAQAKSKELVDEAIRCKLKILQNDGVVNSPCARPRKTSHALFLLGGQTFMCDKLYLVDQKAKEIIPKADIPSPRKEFSACAIGCKVYITGGRGSENGVSKDVWVYDTVHEEWSKAAPMLIARFGHGSAELKHCLYVVGGHTAATGCLPASPSVSLKQVEQFDPVANKWTMVAPLREGVSNAAVVSVKLKLFAFGGTSVTHDKLPKVQCYDPQENRWTVPASCPQPWRYTAAAVLGNQIFVMGGDTEFSACSAYKFSSENYQWTKVGDVTAKRMSCQAVASGNKLYVVGGYFGTQRCKTLDCYDPTLDAWNSITTVPYSLIPTAFVSTWKHLPA, encoded by the coding sequence ATgaaaatgtctgtgtgtgtccacGAGAACCGAAAATCCAGAGCCAGCACCGGCTCCATGAACATCTACCTTTTTCACAAGTCCTCCTACGCCGACAGCGTCCTCATGCACCTCAACGCCCTACGGCAGCAGAGGCTTTTTACGGACGTCCTCCTTCATGCTGGCAGCCGCTCTTTCCCTTGCCATCGAGCCGTGTTGGCTGCGTGCAGCCGCTACTTCGAGGCCATGTTTAGCGGTGGACTAAGGGAGAGCCAGGCCAGTGAGGTGGACTTCCGAGACTCCATCCATCCGGAGGTTTTAGAGCTCCTGCTCGATTATGCGTACTCGTCACGAGTGGTTATCAACGAGGAGAATGCAGAGTCACTGCTGGAGGCCGGGGACATGCTGGAGTTTCAGGACATCCGTGATGCCTGCGCTGAATTCTTGGAAAGGAATCTTCACCCGTCCAACTGTCTCGGCATGCTGTTGCTGTCTGACGCCCACCAGTGTACAAAGCTGTCAGAGCTCTCCTGGGGCATGTGTCTGAGCAACTTCCCTGCCATTTGCAAGACAGAGGACTTCCTCCAACTGCCCAAAGATATGGTAGTGCAGCTTTTATCACACGAGGAGCTTGAGACAGAAGACGAGAGACTAGTCTATGAAGCTGCTCTTAATTGGATCAACTATGACTTAGAGAGGAGGCACTGTCATCTTCCAGAGCTCCTGAGAACAGTCCGCCTTGCTCTGCTACCGGCCATCTTCCTGATGGAGAACGTTTCAACAGAAGAGCTGATCAACGCCCAGGCAAAGAGCAAGGAACTGGTAGATGAAGCTATCCGCTGTAAGCTGAAGATCCTCCAGAATGACGGTGTTGTCAATAGTCCTTGTGCTCGACCAAGAAAAACCAGCCACGCTCTCTTTCTTCTTGGCGGGCAGACTTTCATGTGTGATAAGTTGTACCTGGTGGATCAGAAGGCCAAAGAGATAATCCCAAAAGCTGACATCCCCAGTCCCAGGAAGGAGTTCAGCGCCTGTGCCATTGGTTGTAAAGTGTACATCACTGGTGGGAGAGGCTCGGAGAACGGCGTGTCCAAAGATGTCTGGGTCTACGACACCGTTCATGAGGAGTGGTCGAAGGCAGCGCCCATGCTCATTGCCAGGTTCGGTCACGGCTCTGCTGAGCTCAAACACTGCCTCTACGTTGTGGGAGGACACACTGCAGCCACTGGCTGTCTCCCAGCCTCTCCATCTGTCTCACTCAAACAGGTGGAGCAGTTCGACCCGGTGGCCAACAAGTGGACTATGGTGGCACCCCTCAGAGAGGGTGTGAGCAATGCAGCAGTGGTCAGCGTAAAGCTTAAGTTGTTTGCCTTCGGAGGCACCAGTGTCACCCACGACAAACTCCCCAAGGTGCAGTGCTACGATCCACAGGAGAACCGGTGGACTGTGCCAGCATCTTGCCCCCAACCGTGGCGTtacacagctgctgctgttctggGAAACCAGATCTTTGTCATGGGTGGCGACACAGAGTTCTCAGCCTGTTCTGCCTATAAGTTCAGCAGTGAGAACTACCAGTGGACTAAAGTGGGTGACGTGACTGCCAAGAGGATGAGCTGCCAAGCTGTAGCATCGGGAAACAAACTGTACGTAGTGGGCGGATACTTTGGCACACAGCGGTGTAAAACTCTGGACTGCTACGACCCCACGCTTGATGCATGGAACAGCATCACAACGGTTCCATACTCGCTCATTCCTACCGCTTTTGTCAGCACATGGAAACATCTGCCAGCTTGA